The following proteins are encoded in a genomic region of Periophthalmus magnuspinnatus isolate fPerMag1 chromosome 21, fPerMag1.2.pri, whole genome shotgun sequence:
- the LOC117389500 gene encoding trace amine-associated receptor 13c-like has product METTELCYPELHNISCRKPQRLQDAMLFYNLLCLMSLLTVTMNLLVIISIAHFRQLHSPTNLLILSLAVSDLLVGLLLIPAEILITDSCWFLGNTLCILFYMIDLTIILSSIGNIVLISVDRYLAICDPLHYNTKVTVNRVMFCVCACWLCALIYNSLIFTDYFIDPDAVSSCYGECVVVYNHVTGNVDFVCTFIGPVTVVVVLYVRIFMVVVSQARSMQSKVVTLHQTVTMPARKSELKAARTLGIVILIFIVCLCPFYIPSFTGEDNEEYSSITFFFSWLWFFNSCINPFIYASFYPWFRKTIKVIVTLEILKPHSSYATVL; this is encoded by the exons ATGGAAACAACTGAACTGTGCTACCCCGAGCTTCACAACATCTCCTGCAGAAAGCCCCAGCGTCTGCAAGACGCTATGCTTTTCTACAACCTGCTCTGTCTAATGTCTCTGCTCACAGTTACAATGAATCTACTGGTCATTATCTCCATCGCACACTTCAG GCAGCTTCACAGTCCTACCAACCTGCTAATCCTCTCTCTGGCTGTGTCAGATTTACTTGTTGGTCTTTTGCTGATTCCAGCTGAAATCCTTATAACAGACTCCTGCTGGTTCTTAGGAAATACactgtgcattttgttttacatgATAGACCTTACCATAATATTATCCTCCATTGGAAATATTGTGCTCATTTCAGTTGATCGTTATTTAGCCATTTGTGATCCATTACATTACAATACCAAAGTGACAGTAAACCGGGTTatgttctgtgtttgtgcttGTTGGCTCTGTGCTCTCATCTACAATAGTCTGATTTTTACGGATTATTTCATTGATCCTGATGCAGTGAGTTCATGTTATGGAGAGTGTGTGGTGGTGTACAACCATGTAACTGgaaatgttgattttgtctgTACCTTTATTGGCCCTGTCACTGTTGTTGTGGTTCTGTATGTGAGGATTTTTATGGTGGTCGTCTCTCAAGCTCGTTCAATGCAGTCTAAAGTCGTGACTTTGCATCAAACTGTGACTATGCCGGCCAGAAAATCAGAGCTAAAAGCAGCTAGGACACTTGGaatagttattttaattttcataGTGTGTTTATGTCCCTTTTATATCCCATCCTTCACTGGGGAGGACAATGAAGAGTACAGCAGCATTACATTCTTTTTTTCCTGGCTATGGTTCTTTAACTCCTGCATAAACCCCTTTATTTATGCATCattttatccctggtttagaaaAACTATCAAAGTAATTGTAACTTTGGAAATACTGAAACCTCATTCTTCTTATGCTACTGTCCTCTGA